One part of the Granulicella arctica genome encodes these proteins:
- a CDS encoding CRTAC1 family protein — MLSILLFLLVVSLRAQKPYPPTTDHAPPAWFVDVATQAGITVRNVNGSIDAKRYIIEATGSGVAILDYDNDGWPDIFLVNGTTMHPSDAKDAPTNHLFHNNHDGTFTDVTVKAGLVSTGWGQGACVGDYDNDGNEDIFVTGYGTNRLFRNQGNGTFKQVAEQAGVAGSGKEWGTGCAFVDYDRDGKLDIVVANYVHFDLATTPAPGEAAGCIWKAVHVMCGPRGLASAPNVLFHNLGNGKFEDVSKSSGIEQTTGHYCFSVTTLDYNDDGWPDIYVACDSTPAILYRNNRNGTFTDVGAEVGVAFNEDGREQAGMGSTAADYDGDGRIDIFKTNFSDDTSTLYHNNGDGTYNDVTFPAGLGINTDDLGWGAMFTDVDNDGWPDLLVANGHVYPEVDSAKLGAFYREPRLLYYNLGNGKFKDLSKTSGPGLTEPRSSRGLAIADLFNDGRLEAVINNLSDKPMLLVNLAKNQNHWLGLHLTGTRSNRDAIGARVTLTSAKRLWVDEVRSGSSYNSSSDLRLHFGLGAETQLATVKVRWPNGTTELFDPPTTVDTIINLTEGKGHPSP; from the coding sequence ATGCTGTCAATCCTGCTGTTTCTTCTCGTCGTTTCCCTACGAGCGCAGAAACCCTACCCGCCAACCACCGATCACGCCCCACCCGCATGGTTCGTCGACGTCGCCACCCAGGCAGGCATCACCGTTCGCAACGTCAACGGCAGTATCGACGCCAAGCGCTACATCATTGAGGCCACCGGCTCCGGCGTCGCCATCCTCGACTACGACAACGACGGCTGGCCCGACATCTTCCTCGTCAACGGAACCACCATGCATCCCTCCGATGCGAAGGACGCGCCCACCAACCATCTCTTCCATAACAATCACGACGGCACCTTCACCGACGTCACGGTAAAGGCCGGGCTCGTCTCCACCGGCTGGGGCCAGGGCGCCTGCGTCGGCGACTATGACAACGACGGCAATGAAGACATATTTGTAACTGGATATGGCACAAATCGTCTCTTCCGCAATCAGGGCAACGGAACCTTCAAACAAGTGGCCGAACAAGCCGGAGTAGCAGGCTCCGGCAAAGAGTGGGGAACCGGCTGCGCCTTCGTCGACTACGACCGCGACGGCAAGCTCGACATCGTCGTCGCCAACTACGTCCACTTCGATCTCGCCACCACCCCTGCACCGGGCGAAGCCGCAGGCTGCATCTGGAAGGCCGTGCACGTCATGTGCGGCCCGCGTGGTCTCGCCAGCGCACCCAATGTCCTCTTCCATAATTTGGGTAACGGAAAATTTGAAGATGTCAGCAAGTCGAGCGGCATCGAGCAGACCACCGGCCACTACTGCTTCTCTGTCACCACACTCGACTACAACGACGATGGCTGGCCCGACATCTACGTCGCATGCGACTCAACCCCCGCCATCCTCTATCGCAACAACCGCAACGGCACCTTCACCGATGTAGGTGCCGAGGTCGGCGTCGCCTTCAACGAAGACGGCCGCGAGCAGGCAGGCATGGGCTCCACTGCCGCCGACTACGACGGCGACGGCCGCATCGACATCTTCAAGACCAACTTCTCCGACGACACATCGACGCTGTATCACAACAACGGTGACGGCACCTACAACGACGTCACCTTCCCCGCCGGACTCGGCATCAACACCGATGACCTCGGCTGGGGGGCCATGTTCACCGACGTCGACAACGACGGCTGGCCCGACCTCCTCGTCGCCAACGGCCACGTCTACCCCGAGGTCGACTCCGCAAAACTAGGCGCGTTCTACCGCGAGCCCCGCCTCCTCTACTACAACCTCGGCAACGGAAAGTTTAAAGACCTCAGCAAGACCTCAGGCCCCGGCCTCACCGAACCTCGCTCCAGCCGCGGCCTCGCCATCGCCGATCTCTTCAACGATGGCCGCCTCGAAGCCGTCATCAACAACCTCAGCGACAAGCCGATGCTCCTCGTCAATCTCGCGAAGAACCAGAATCACTGGCTCGGCCTGCACCTCACCGGCACCAGGTCCAACCGCGATGCTATTGGAGCCCGTGTCACCCTCACCAGCGCCAAGCGCCTCTGGGTCGATGAGGTACGGAGCGGCTCCAGTTACAACTCTTCCAGCGACCTCCGCCTCCACTTCGGCCTCGGCGCTGAAACACAACTTGCAACCGTCAAAGTCCGCTGGCCCAACGGCACCACCGAACTCTTCGACCCACCCACCACTGTCGACACCATCATCAACCTCACAGAAGGCAAGGGCCATCCATCTCCCTGA